One region of Epilithonimonas zeae genomic DNA includes:
- the rplT gene encoding 50S ribosomal protein L20 codes for MPRSVNAVASRARRKKVLKQAKGFFGRRKNVWTVAKNAVEKAMQYAYRGRKEKKRNFRSLWVTRINAGAREHGLSYSQFMGALKKNNIELNRKVLADLAMNHPEAFKAVVDQVK; via the coding sequence ATGCCAAGATCAGTAAACGCTGTAGCGTCTAGAGCGCGCAGAAAAAAAGTACTTAAGCAAGCTAAAGGTTTTTTCGGTAGAAGAAAGAACGTTTGGACTGTAGCTAAAAACGCGGTAGAAAAAGCAATGCAATATGCTTACCGTGGTAGAAAAGAGAAGAAAAGAAACTTCAGAAGCCTTTGGGTAACTCGTATCAACGCGGGTGCTAGAGAGCACGGATTATCTTACTCTCAGTTTATGGGAGCTCTTAAGAAAAACAACATCGAGCTAAACAGAAAAGTTCTTGCAGACCTTGCAATGAATCATCCTGAAGCTTTCAAAGCTGTTGTAGATCAAGTAAAATAA
- the thrS gene encoding threonine--tRNA ligase — translation MLKITLPDGSIREYEGAVTPLQVAQSISDGLARNTISAIVNGQQTEVETTITEDSTVQLLTWNDDMGKKAFWHSSAHLLAQAIMEFYPNAKLTIGPAIANGFYYDVDFGGEPLSEKDFEKLEKKILENAKKNSTFNLREVSKAEALKEYADNPFKTELIENLPDGEITFVTHDNFTDLCRGGHIPSTGIVKAVKILNAGGAYWRGDEKNPQLTRVYGISFPKQKELTEYLERLEEAKRRDHRKLGKELGIFAFSEKVGAGLPLWLPKGAALRKKLENFLSEAQKKQGYEFVISPHIGAKELYVTSGHWDKYGADSFQPIKTPNEGEEFLLKPMNCPHHCEIYKAQQWSYKDLPKRYAEFGTVYRYEQSGELHGLTRVRGFTQDDAHLFCTPDQLLQEFEKVIDLVLYVFGSLGFADFTAQISLRDPENREKYIGSDENWEKAENAIVTAAKSKGLKTVTEYGEAAFYGPKLDFMVKDALGRSWQLGTIQVDYNLPERFDLWYNGNDNEKHRPVMIHRAPFGSMERFIAILIENTAGDFPLWLSPEQFTILPISEKYADYAKKVSQLLENHDICGLIDDRNEKTGKKIRDAELKKLPFMLIVGENEENNGTISVRRRGEGDLGEMTVDAFISYFKEQAKPTFELGGNN, via the coding sequence ATGCTAAAAATTACACTTCCTGATGGCAGCATCAGAGAATATGAAGGAGCAGTTACTCCACTACAAGTTGCGCAAAGTATAAGTGACGGTTTGGCAAGAAACACGATTTCTGCTATCGTAAACGGACAACAGACAGAAGTAGAAACCACGATAACGGAGGATTCTACAGTGCAGCTTTTGACGTGGAATGACGATATGGGAAAAAAAGCATTCTGGCATTCATCCGCTCACTTGTTGGCTCAGGCAATTATGGAGTTTTATCCTAACGCCAAGTTGACAATCGGGCCTGCAATCGCTAACGGATTCTACTATGATGTGGATTTCGGAGGAGAGCCTTTGTCTGAAAAAGACTTCGAGAAATTAGAAAAGAAAATCTTAGAAAACGCTAAGAAAAATTCTACTTTCAACCTGCGTGAAGTTTCTAAAGCAGAAGCTTTGAAGGAATATGCAGACAATCCTTTCAAAACAGAATTGATTGAAAATCTTCCTGATGGCGAAATCACTTTCGTAACGCACGACAACTTCACAGACCTTTGTAGAGGTGGTCACATCCCATCAACAGGAATTGTGAAAGCTGTAAAAATCCTTAATGCCGGTGGTGCTTATTGGAGAGGTGATGAGAAAAACCCGCAATTAACAAGAGTTTATGGTATTTCTTTTCCAAAACAAAAAGAATTAACTGAATATCTTGAAAGACTTGAGGAAGCTAAAAGACGTGACCACAGAAAATTAGGAAAAGAATTAGGTATTTTTGCTTTCTCAGAAAAAGTCGGCGCTGGTCTTCCACTTTGGTTGCCAAAAGGAGCTGCATTGAGAAAGAAATTAGAAAACTTCTTATCAGAAGCTCAGAAAAAACAAGGTTATGAATTTGTAATTTCTCCACACATTGGAGCAAAAGAATTATATGTAACTTCCGGACACTGGGACAAATATGGTGCAGACAGCTTCCAACCGATCAAAACTCCAAATGAGGGGGAAGAGTTTTTGTTGAAGCCAATGAACTGCCCACACCACTGTGAGATTTACAAAGCACAACAATGGTCTTATAAAGACTTGCCAAAACGTTACGCTGAGTTTGGAACCGTTTACAGATATGAGCAATCCGGAGAATTACACGGCTTGACAAGAGTTCGTGGATTTACTCAGGATGATGCACACCTTTTCTGTACACCAGACCAATTGTTGCAGGAATTTGAAAAAGTTATTGACTTAGTTTTATATGTTTTTGGTTCGCTTGGATTTGCTGATTTTACGGCTCAGATTTCTTTGAGAGACCCAGAAAATAGAGAAAAATATATCGGTTCCGATGAGAATTGGGAGAAAGCAGAAAATGCTATTGTAACTGCTGCAAAATCTAAAGGTCTTAAAACTGTAACCGAATATGGCGAAGCGGCTTTCTATGGTCCTAAGCTAGATTTTATGGTAAAAGATGCCTTGGGAAGAAGCTGGCAGTTAGGAACAATCCAAGTTGATTACAATTTGCCAGAGAGATTTGACCTTTGGTATAACGGTAATGATAACGAAAAGCACAGACCTGTGATGATTCACAGAGCACCATTTGGTTCTATGGAAAGATTCATTGCGATTCTAATTGAGAACACAGCAGGGGATTTCCCACTTTGGTTGAGCCCTGAGCAATTCACGATTTTGCCAATCAGTGAAAAGTATGCAGATTATGCAAAAAAAGTTTCACAATTATTGGAAAATCACGATATTTGCGGTTTAATAGACGACAGAAACGAGAAAACGGGTAAAAAAATCCGTGATGCCGAATTGAAAAAACTACCATTTATGCTTATTGTAGGTGAAAATGAGGAAAATAACGGTACGATTTCTGTAAGAAGAAGAGGCGAAGGCGACCTTGGAGAAATGACAGTTGACGCTTTTATCTCTTATTTTAAAGAGCAGGCAAAACCAACATTTGAACTAGGCGGAAACAACTAA
- the leuB gene encoding 3-isopropylmalate dehydrogenase: protein MRKTYKIAVLAGDGIGPEVTNESVKILKVIGEAFQYNFQFDYGIMGAEAIYETGNPLPDETLELCKNSDAVLFGAIGDPTFDNNPDAKVRPEQGLLKLRKELGLFANIRPIKTYASLIKKSPLKKEIVDGTDIQIYRELISGIYFGEKFTDENGEYAYDLCKYSREEIVGISHLAFQDAQKRRKKLTLIDKANVLDTSRLWRKIVKEIAPQYPDVALDFMFVDNAAMQMILNPKQFDVILTENMFGDIISDEASVIGGSIGLLPSASIGEDNGLFEPIHGSYPQAKGKGIANPIASILSAAMLLDYLELNQAADKLRKSVEHAIESKYVTIDLNAEQHYSTSEVGDFIADYIKFSERSYYNFENIQLGKSTIV from the coding sequence ATGCGCAAAACTTATAAAATAGCCGTTTTAGCAGGCGACGGAATCGGTCCGGAAGTAACCAATGAAAGTGTAAAAATCTTGAAAGTCATTGGCGAAGCTTTTCAGTATAATTTCCAGTTCGATTATGGGATTATGGGAGCAGAAGCAATTTATGAAACAGGAAACCCTTTGCCCGATGAAACTTTGGAATTATGTAAAAATTCTGATGCGGTTTTGTTTGGCGCAATCGGCGACCCTACCTTTGATAATAACCCTGATGCAAAAGTTCGTCCTGAACAAGGTTTGCTGAAATTGAGGAAAGAATTGGGATTATTTGCGAACATCAGACCAATTAAAACTTATGCTTCTTTGATTAAAAAAAGTCCGTTGAAAAAAGAAATTGTAGATGGAACGGATATTCAAATCTATCGCGAATTGATTAGCGGGATTTATTTCGGAGAAAAATTTACCGATGAAAATGGTGAATATGCTTATGACCTTTGCAAATATTCCAGAGAAGAGATTGTAGGAATTTCACATCTGGCTTTTCAGGATGCACAGAAGAGAAGAAAGAAGCTCACCTTGATTGACAAAGCTAATGTTCTAGATACTTCCAGACTTTGGAGAAAAATCGTCAAAGAAATTGCGCCTCAATATCCGGATGTTGCATTAGATTTTATGTTTGTGGATAATGCAGCAATGCAAATGATTCTTAATCCGAAACAGTTTGATGTGATTTTGACAGAGAATATGTTTGGTGATATTATTTCGGACGAAGCCAGTGTGATTGGCGGTTCTATCGGTTTGTTGCCTTCAGCTTCTATTGGTGAAGATAATGGACTTTTTGAACCCATTCACGGATCCTATCCTCAGGCTAAAGGAAAAGGGATTGCAAATCCGATTGCTTCCATCTTGAGTGCGGCAATGTTGTTGGATTATTTGGAACTGAATCAGGCTGCAGACAAATTGAGAAAAAGTGTAGAGCACGCTATAGAAAGCAAATATGTAACGATAGATCTTAATGCGGAACAGCATTATTCAACTTCCGAAGTTGGCGATTTTATTGCAGATTATATTAAGTTTTCAGAAAGGTCGTACTATAATTTCGAAAATATTCAGTTGGGCAAATCAACGATTGTTTGA
- the rpmI gene encoding 50S ribosomal protein L35, with amino-acid sequence MPKLKTKSGAKKRFALTGTGKIKRKNAFKSHILTKKETKQKRNLTQTSYVAAVDTKSVLRQLAIK; translated from the coding sequence ATGCCAAAATTAAAAACGAAATCAGGTGCTAAAAAGCGTTTTGCTCTTACCGGAACTGGTAAGATCAAAAGAAAGAATGCTTTCAAAAGCCACATCTTGACAAAGAAAGAAACTAAGCAAAAGAGAAATCTAACGCAAACTTCTTACGTTGCTGCTGTGGACACGAAAAGTGTTTTAAGACAATTAGCAATTAAGTAG
- a CDS encoding DUF1801 domain-containing protein, translated as MNQDIISYNQNLELEDQKIVDILFQEISKNLPEAETKIWHAHPVWFLDGNPIVGYSKQKKGIRLMFWSGKSFGEAQLNVEGEKFQDASIFYNNWNKINKDDLKRWLEKSREIQWDYKNIVKRKGFLERLK; from the coding sequence ATGAATCAGGACATCATTTCATACAATCAAAATCTTGAATTAGAAGACCAAAAGATTGTCGATATTCTTTTCCAAGAAATCAGCAAAAACCTTCCCGAAGCTGAAACCAAAATTTGGCACGCTCATCCTGTTTGGTTTCTTGACGGAAATCCTATTGTTGGTTATAGCAAACAGAAAAAAGGAATTCGGTTGATGTTCTGGAGCGGAAAATCTTTTGGTGAAGCGCAACTGAATGTAGAAGGTGAAAAATTTCAGGATGCTTCGATTTTTTATAATAATTGGAATAAAATTAATAAAGATGATTTAAAGCGATGGTTGGAAAAATCGAGAGAAATACAATGGGATTATAAAAATATCGTAAAACGGAAAGGTTTTTTGGAACGATTGAAATAA
- the leuC gene encoding 3-isopropylmalate dehydratase large subunit encodes MSQNKTLFDKVWDAHVVETVPDGPQVIYIDKHLIHEVTSPQAFAELEARGLEVFRPNQIVATADHNVPTLGQELPIKDELSRTQVQQLTENCKKNNIELYGLGHQYQGIVHIIAPELGITQPGMSIVCGDSHTSTHGAFGAIAFGIGTSQVAQVFASQCLLMNKPKSMRVSVNGKLNKDVQAKDVILYIISKIGTDAGTGYFCEYAGNVFEEMSMEGRMTVCNMSIEMGARGGMIAPDETTFNYVKDREFAPKGEEWTEKVAYWKTLKSDSDAVFDKEFEFAAEDIRPMITYGTNPGMGISIDSKIPTAQNESEEKALKYMGLNAGQSTSDIKVNYVFIGSCTNARIEDFRSAADYVKGKHKAENIIAWLVPGSQKVAKQIYDEGLDKVFNDAGFQIRQPGCSACLAMNEDKIPEGEYCVSTSNRNFEGRQGQGARTLLASPLTAAKVAVEGRIPAFENLN; translated from the coding sequence ATGAGCCAAAACAAAACATTATTTGATAAAGTCTGGGATGCACACGTTGTAGAAACCGTTCCGGATGGACCTCAGGTGATTTATATCGATAAACATTTGATTCACGAAGTGACAAGTCCACAGGCTTTTGCGGAATTGGAAGCACGAGGTTTGGAGGTTTTTCGTCCAAATCAGATTGTAGCAACTGCTGACCACAATGTTCCGACTTTAGGACAAGAATTACCTATTAAAGACGAGTTATCAAGAACTCAGGTTCAGCAATTAACAGAAAATTGCAAGAAAAATAATATCGAGTTATACGGACTTGGACATCAATATCAAGGCATTGTTCACATCATTGCACCAGAGTTGGGAATTACGCAACCCGGAATGAGTATTGTTTGTGGCGATAGTCATACTTCTACACACGGTGCTTTCGGTGCGATTGCTTTTGGAATCGGAACTAGTCAGGTGGCGCAGGTTTTTGCCAGCCAATGTCTGCTGATGAATAAACCAAAATCAATGAGAGTTTCTGTGAATGGAAAACTGAATAAGGATGTTCAGGCAAAAGATGTGATTCTTTATATTATTTCAAAAATCGGAACTGATGCAGGAACAGGGTATTTCTGTGAATATGCCGGAAATGTTTTTGAGGAAATGTCTATGGAAGGGCGAATGACTGTTTGTAATATGAGTATCGAAATGGGAGCGAGAGGTGGAATGATTGCGCCGGATGAAACGACTTTCAATTATGTTAAAGATAGAGAATTCGCACCAAAAGGAGAAGAATGGACCGAGAAAGTAGCGTATTGGAAAACTTTGAAATCAGATTCTGATGCAGTTTTTGATAAAGAGTTTGAGTTTGCTGCGGAAGATATCAGACCAATGATAACTTACGGAACTAATCCGGGAATGGGAATTTCCATCGATTCTAAAATTCCGACTGCTCAAAACGAATCCGAAGAAAAAGCCCTGAAATACATGGGATTGAATGCCGGGCAATCAACTTCGGATATCAAAGTAAATTACGTTTTTATAGGAAGTTGCACCAATGCGAGAATTGAAGATTTCCGTTCAGCTGCAGATTATGTCAAAGGAAAACATAAAGCGGAAAATATTATTGCTTGGCTGGTTCCGGGTTCGCAAAAAGTAGCAAAACAAATTTATGATGAAGGATTGGATAAAGTCTTCAATGATGCTGGATTCCAAATCCGTCAGCCTGGATGTTCAGCTTGTCTGGCAATGAATGAAGATAAAATCCCGGAAGGCGAATATTGTGTTTCTACTTCCAACAGAAACTTCGAAGGTCGTCAAGGTCAAGGTGCTAGAACGCTTTTGGCAAGTCCTTTAACTGCTGCGAAAGTTGCTGTGGAAGGTAGAATCCCGGCTTTTGAAAATTTGAATTAA
- a CDS encoding 2-isopropylmalate synthase, with product MDSEKIEIFDTTLRDGEQVPGCKLDTKQKLIIAEQLDSLGVDIIEAGFPISSPGDFLSVQEISKIVKNAKVCGLTRANKKDIEVAAEALRFAKRPRIHTGIGTSDSHIRFKFNSTREQVLERAVEAVKYAKNFVDDVEFYAEDAGRTDNDFLAKVCEEVIKAGATVLNIPDTTGYCLPEEYGRKIKYLKENVKDIDKAILSCHCHNDLGMATANSISGIVNGARQIECTINGLGERAGNTALEEVVMIIKQHPDLNFFTDINSKMLNEISYLVSELMGMPVQPNKAIVGANAFAHSSGIHQDGVIKNRETYEIIDPREVGINESSIVLTARSGRSALAYRFKNIGFDVTKVELDFLYQEFLKIADTKKEVNNDDLSFMMKSFNQKIG from the coding sequence ATGGATTCGGAAAAAATTGAAATTTTTGATACGACCTTGCGAGATGGGGAACAAGTCCCGGGATGTAAATTGGATACGAAACAAAAATTAATCATTGCGGAACAACTCGATAGTCTCGGTGTGGATATTATCGAAGCTGGTTTTCCGATTTCGAGTCCGGGTGATTTTCTATCGGTTCAAGAGATTTCGAAAATTGTAAAAAATGCTAAAGTCTGTGGATTAACCAGAGCTAACAAAAAAGATATTGAAGTTGCAGCCGAAGCTTTGAGGTTTGCTAAGAGACCGAGAATCCATACAGGAATTGGAACTTCGGATTCTCATATAAGATTCAAATTCAACTCTACAAGAGAGCAGGTTTTGGAAAGAGCGGTTGAAGCTGTAAAATATGCTAAAAATTTTGTAGATGATGTCGAGTTTTATGCGGAAGATGCAGGAAGAACGGATAACGATTTTTTAGCGAAGGTTTGCGAAGAAGTCATTAAAGCTGGCGCAACTGTTCTTAATATTCCGGACACAACGGGTTATTGTCTTCCCGAAGAATACGGTAGAAAAATCAAATATCTGAAAGAAAATGTAAAAGATATTGACAAAGCAATTTTATCCTGTCATTGTCATAATGATTTGGGAATGGCAACCGCCAATTCGATTTCCGGAATTGTTAACGGCGCCAGACAAATCGAATGTACCATCAACGGACTTGGCGAACGTGCGGGAAATACGGCTTTGGAAGAGGTTGTGATGATTATAAAACAACATCCTGACCTTAATTTTTTTACTGATATCAATTCCAAAATGCTGAACGAAATAAGTTATTTGGTTTCCGAACTGATGGGAATGCCAGTTCAGCCAAACAAAGCCATTGTTGGAGCGAACGCATTTGCGCACAGTTCAGGAATCCATCAGGATGGCGTAATCAAGAACAGAGAAACTTACGAAATTATCGATCCTAGAGAAGTCGGAATCAATGAATCTTCCATTGTTTTGACGGCGAGAAGCGGACGTTCGGCTTTGGCTTACCGATTCAAAAATATTGGTTTTGATGTGACAAAAGTAGAGTTGGACTTTCTGTATCAGGAGTTTTTGAAAATTGCGGATACCAAAAAAGAAGTTAATAATGATGATTTAAGCTTTATGATGAAATCATTTAATCAAAAAATTGGATAA
- the leuD gene encoding 3-isopropylmalate dehydratase small subunit, producing MQKLVLINSQAVPLPSENIDTDQIIPARFLKRISKEGFGENLFRDWRYNVHTNEPNADFVLNNIKYSGEILVAGNNFGCGSSREHAAWALTDYGFKVVVSSYFADIFKGNALNNGLLPVKVSENYLKDLMNTITNQPETKIIVDVENQIISFNERTENFELDSYKKICLLNGYDDIDFLTSKKEAIQKFEQKAQKVYAQNL from the coding sequence ATGCAAAAATTAGTTTTAATCAATTCTCAGGCTGTTCCATTGCCGAGTGAAAATATAGATACAGACCAGATTATTCCGGCGCGTTTCCTCAAAAGGATTAGCAAAGAAGGTTTCGGGGAAAATCTTTTCAGAGACTGGCGATATAACGTTCATACTAATGAACCCAATGCTGATTTCGTTCTGAATAATATCAAATATTCTGGCGAAATCCTGGTTGCAGGAAATAATTTTGGATGTGGAAGCAGTAGAGAACACGCAGCTTGGGCGCTCACAGATTACGGTTTCAAAGTCGTTGTGTCAAGTTATTTTGCAGATATTTTCAAAGGAAATGCGCTTAACAACGGACTTCTTCCTGTAAAAGTTTCGGAAAATTATTTAAAAGATTTGATGAATACCATCACGAACCAGCCGGAAACAAAAATTATTGTTGATGTAGAAAATCAAATCATTTCTTTCAATGAGAGAACAGAAAATTTTGAACTCGATTCTTATAAAAAAATATGTTTACTAAATGGCTATGACGACATCGATTTCTTAACCAGTAAAAAAGAAGCCATCCAAAAATTTGAACAGAAAGCACAAAAAGTATATGCGCAAAACTTATAA
- a CDS encoding nucleoside triphosphate pyrophosphohydrolase family protein, translated as MEKLDSLNQVAEFHKTFNAPILDTPQIPSKERAALRVSLLQEELDELKKAIEDNDLVEVADALCDLQYVLSGAVLEFGLGEKFVELFNEVQRSNMSKACDNEVQAQETVEFYKAKGTDAYYEKSGDKYNVHRVADNKVLKNKYYSAADLADIINN; from the coding sequence ATGGAAAAATTAGATAGCCTGAATCAGGTAGCCGAATTTCATAAAACCTTCAACGCACCGATTTTGGACACACCTCAGATTCCTTCAAAAGAACGTGCGGCTTTGAGAGTTAGTCTTTTACAAGAGGAATTAGATGAGTTGAAAAAAGCCATTGAAGACAATGATTTGGTAGAAGTGGCGGATGCACTTTGCGATTTGCAGTATGTTTTGAGCGGTGCAGTTTTGGAATTTGGTTTGGGAGAGAAATTCGTGGAATTATTCAATGAAGTTCAGCGTTCTAATATGTCCAAAGCTTGCGATAATGAAGTTCAGGCGCAGGAAACCGTAGAATTCTACAAAGCCAAAGGAACAGATGCTTACTACGAAAAATCTGGGGACAAATACAATGTTCACAGAGTTGCAGATAACAAAGTTCTGAAGAACAAATATTATTCTGCTGCGGATTTAGCAGACATCATTAATAATTAG
- a CDS encoding TlpA family protein disulfide reductase has product MRKISILLGIITLTTVNSCAERVIVNREVESKNDGKMLLGTQTLDQFRKEPYKTWFDEEYNRYQVDQTGLAELRKEKLNSYSLVVFVGSWCEDSHREFPRLIKILDALKYNTEKMQIIAVNRKKESPAGEEGLYNVTRVPTIIVKKYGKEIGRITEMPETGYLERDLLNILKKDNSSLFK; this is encoded by the coding sequence ATGAGAAAAATCTCAATATTATTAGGAATCATCACATTGACTACCGTTAATTCTTGTGCAGAAAGAGTGATTGTCAACCGAGAAGTAGAATCCAAAAACGACGGTAAAATGTTGTTGGGGACCCAGACGCTTGACCAATTCAGAAAAGAACCTTACAAAACCTGGTTTGACGAAGAGTACAATCGTTATCAGGTTGACCAAACAGGCTTAGCAGAACTAAGAAAAGAAAAGCTCAACTCTTATAGTCTGGTTGTTTTTGTAGGAAGCTGGTGCGAAGATAGTCACAGAGAATTCCCAAGACTGATTAAGATTTTGGACGCTTTGAAATACAACACAGAGAAAATGCAAATCATCGCTGTGAACCGTAAAAAAGAATCGCCAGCAGGCGAAGAAGGCCTTTATAATGTAACCCGAGTTCCGACCATTATCGTTAAAAAGTACGGTAAAGAAATCGGAAGGATTACAGAAATGCCAGAAACAGGCTATTTGGAAAGAGATTTGCTTAACATTTTGAAAAAAGATAATTCAAGTTTATTTAAATAG
- a CDS encoding DUF4230 domain-containing protein translates to MNKYTGLLSFIFGIILTVFVFLSWRSCNKKDDAALVNQDYYLITNQIQKMNKMVVLEQDFSSFQTHKSSVATVAGFDILPREMVLYTTAKAQVSYDLKRMKIDVDTVNKKVIINELPQPEIKIFPDVKIHFMDDYAVNRFKQSDINSIMESAKKNMAKSVNQEQLKQESKKQLKENLNEIFVLAKALHYSIEDKTNTFPSTEL, encoded by the coding sequence ATGAATAAATATACAGGCCTGCTTTCTTTTATTTTCGGAATTATTCTGACGGTTTTTGTTTTCTTGTCATGGAGAAGTTGCAACAAAAAAGACGACGCGGCACTGGTTAATCAAGATTATTATCTGATTACGAACCAAATTCAGAAAATGAACAAAATGGTCGTTTTGGAGCAGGATTTTTCCAGTTTTCAAACGCATAAAAGTTCAGTGGCGACAGTAGCAGGATTTGATATTCTTCCAAGAGAAATGGTTCTTTACACGACTGCAAAAGCCCAGGTTTCTTACGATTTGAAGAGAATGAAAATCGATGTAGATACGGTTAACAAAAAAGTAATCATTAATGAATTACCTCAGCCAGAAATCAAGATTTTTCCGGATGTAAAAATTCATTTTATGGATGATTATGCGGTGAATAGATTCAAGCAAAGTGATATCAACAGCATTATGGAATCTGCCAAGAAAAATATGGCAAAAAGCGTGAATCAGGAACAACTGAAACAGGAAAGCAAAAAACAACTGAAAGAAAATCTTAACGAAATTTTTGTTTTGGCAAAAGCCTTGCATTATTCGATAGAAGACAAAACGAATACGTTTCCTTCCACCGAATTATAA
- the infC gene encoding translation initiation factor IF-3, translating to MRRPVQEDLHQINDKIRAREVRLVGENVEPGVYPLAKALEIAREQELDLVVISDKAEPYISRILDYKKFLYEQKKKTKELKAKQVKVVVKEIRFGPQTDDHDYEFKKKHAEKFLEEGSKLKTYVFFKGRSIIFKDQGEILLLKLAQDLEHVGKVDQLPKLEGKRMIMMMSPKKPAK from the coding sequence ATGAGACGCCCAGTCCAAGAAGACCTTCATCAAATCAACGATAAAATCCGCGCAAGGGAAGTTCGTCTGGTTGGAGAAAATGTAGAACCTGGAGTTTATCCATTGGCAAAGGCTTTGGAAATAGCAAGAGAACAAGAGTTAGACCTTGTGGTTATTTCTGATAAGGCAGAACCTTACATCTCTCGTATTTTGGATTACAAAAAATTCTTATATGAGCAAAAAAAGAAAACCAAAGAACTAAAAGCGAAGCAAGTAAAAGTAGTTGTAAAGGAAATCAGATTCGGTCCTCAGACTGATGACCACGACTACGAATTCAAGAAAAAGCACGCTGAAAAATTCTTGGAAGAGGGTTCTAAATTGAAGACTTATGTTTTCTTCAAAGGGCGATCTATCATCTTCAAAGATCAAGGAGAAATTCTTCTTTTGAAGCTTGCTCAAGATTTGGAACACGTTGGAAAAGTTGACCAACTTCCTAAGCTTGAAGGAAAAAGAATGATTATGATGATGAGCCCTAAGAAGCCTGCAAAATAA
- a CDS encoding M28 family peptidase, whose amino-acid sequence MIKRSIIILSFLAFVSLLKAQTFIQAYQDRVNQISQANINSYLQEFEALGVKRTGTTQNTNAFNWIKNKYTSFGYSTSDFFEHSWTANGLSSKNFIVTKTGTLYPNKFVIVCGHFDSINGPGTNDNGSGTSIILEMARILKDVPTEYSIKFIHFSGEEQGLLGSSRYVSQIVNGTSPKMDIKVVVNLDQVGGLATKANTKLYHDRDQSSPSSNNAAAAVAVQELANCTLLYSPLAVDFDPAESTDYVPFQQNGEIITGYWEYEGGYNNPYVHTANDLLVNMDPVYVLNVGKSAIGSIQHFATASTTTLATEDILSKNLESTQFYPNPAKNTLNIKIDDPIKDFKVEITDMNGSQVLINEANKIHIDISHLKPGVYVGTITIDNKKVTKKIIIE is encoded by the coding sequence ATGATCAAAAGATCTATAATTATTCTTAGTTTTTTAGCTTTCGTTTCTTTATTGAAAGCTCAGACTTTTATCCAGGCTTATCAGGACAGAGTCAATCAAATTTCTCAGGCTAATATCAATTCTTACTTACAGGAATTTGAAGCTTTAGGAGTTAAGAGAACCGGAACAACGCAGAATACAAATGCTTTTAACTGGATTAAGAATAAATATACTTCTTTCGGATATTCAACTTCTGATTTTTTTGAGCATTCCTGGACTGCCAACGGTTTATCATCCAAAAATTTTATCGTTACAAAAACAGGAACACTTTATCCTAATAAATTTGTAATTGTTTGCGGGCATTTTGATTCCATCAACGGTCCGGGAACTAATGATAACGGAAGTGGAACATCGATAATTCTTGAGATGGCTAGAATCCTAAAAGATGTTCCAACTGAATATTCAATTAAGTTTATCCACTTCTCTGGTGAAGAACAAGGACTTTTGGGAAGTTCGAGATATGTTTCACAAATTGTAAATGGAACCAGTCCTAAAATGGACATCAAAGTCGTTGTAAACTTAGACCAGGTTGGTGGATTAGCGACAAAAGCAAACACGAAACTTTATCACGACAGAGACCAAAGCAGCCCCTCAAGTAATAATGCTGCAGCTGCAGTTGCCGTTCAGGAATTAGCCAATTGTACCTTATTATATTCGCCTTTAGCTGTAGATTTTGATCCTGCAGAAAGTACAGATTATGTTCCCTTCCAACAGAATGGCGAAATCATCACAGGATATTGGGAATATGAAGGTGGCTATAACAATCCTTACGTTCACACAGCAAATGATCTTTTAGTGAATATGGATCCGGTTTATGTTTTAAATGTTGGAAAATCTGCAATTGGATCAATTCAACATTTCGCAACAGCTTCCACTACAACTTTAGCAACAGAAGATATTCTTTCAAAAAATTTGGAATCCACACAGTTTTATCCAAACCCAGCTAAGAACACATTGAATATTAAAATTGATGATCCAATAAAAGATTTTAAAGTAGAAATTACGGACATGAATGGAAGTCAGGTTCTAATTAATGAAGCGAATAAAATTCATATTGATATTTCGCATTTGAAGCCTGGAGTTTATGTTGGAACGATAACTATTGACAATAAGAAAGTCACCAAAAAAATCATTATTGAATAA